The following are encoded together in the Planococcus antarcticus DSM 14505 genome:
- a CDS encoding DUF421 domain-containing protein yields the protein MFEITLDSFIRIVTVGFLAYVGLIVFLRISGKRTLTKLNAFDLVVTVALGSTLATILLNNSISLLEGMTAFALLIFLQYVFTLLSVHSSWFNNIIKSEPRLLFLDGQFLRSAMKKERIKEIEILQAIRNSGFGSTEKVKAVVLETDGSLSVISSETGNSLENVKSNLDSPS from the coding sequence ATGTTTGAAATTACGCTCGACAGTTTTATTCGGATTGTGACAGTTGGCTTTCTGGCCTATGTGGGCTTAATTGTTTTTTTACGCATTTCAGGAAAACGCACGTTAACCAAACTGAACGCTTTTGACTTAGTCGTAACCGTAGCTTTAGGTTCAACATTGGCGACTATTTTATTGAACAACAGCATTAGCCTGCTCGAAGGAATGACTGCGTTTGCCTTATTAATATTTTTGCAGTATGTATTCACCCTGCTGTCTGTCCATTCCAGTTGGTTTAACAACATTATCAAGTCGGAACCCCGCCTGCTGTTTCTGGACGGACAATTTTTGAGAAGCGCCATGAAAAAGGAACGCATCAAAGAAATTGAAATTCTACAGGCGATCCGTAACAGCGGTTTCGGCTCTACTGAGAAAGTGAAAGCCGTTGTATTAGAGACGGATGGTAGCCTTTCTGTCATAAGCAGCGAAACAGGCAACTCTTTAGAGAACGTGAAGTCAAACCTTGACTCACCCAGTTAA
- a CDS encoding acyl-CoA thioesterase has translation MDARPMKESRTIQTKLVLPPDTNHMNSIFGGKVLAYIDEIAGITAMKHARRQVVVTASIDSVDFLSSARVGDVLELEANVTSTGRTSMEVYVRVKSKNLQTGEEKLTTESFLTMVAMGDDGKPTPVPPVLPESEGEKRFFETAPARREHRKMRVKTPR, from the coding sequence ATGGACGCAAGACCAATGAAAGAATCGAGGACAATACAAACAAAATTGGTGCTCCCACCAGACACCAATCATATGAATTCCATTTTCGGAGGCAAGGTATTGGCTTATATCGATGAAATTGCCGGAATCACGGCCATGAAGCATGCGCGCCGCCAAGTTGTGGTGACGGCATCGATCGACTCAGTGGATTTTCTGTCTTCTGCGCGTGTCGGGGATGTCCTGGAGCTTGAAGCGAATGTCACGTCAACCGGACGGACTTCCATGGAAGTCTATGTTCGAGTAAAATCGAAAAACCTTCAAACAGGTGAAGAAAAGCTGACGACGGAATCGTTCTTGACGATGGTTGCAATGGGAGACGATGGAAAGCCGACTCCTGTGCCTCCTGTTCTGCCGGAATCGGAAGGTGAAAAGCGATTTTTTGAGACGGCTCCTGCCAGACGTGAACACCGAAAAATGAGAGTGAAAACACCAAGGTGA